The genomic region CCAGGAAAGTACTTTAGTGAACAAGCAGTGAAGTAAGTATTCTTCCTACTCATACATTTTATATAATTCAAAACGTGGCAAATAATCTCCACTATTCAGTTTGAGAATTTGTGGTTTACATTGCTTTTATTGTGTGAATATTATCTTCCAAGCTTGGTTTACTACATTGACATATTTCTATTAGAAGGATACCTCTCTGTGTTATCATGCAGCATTGAAGTTTCATCTTTGTAGTATGAGTATTGAATATTGAATGATCTAGACTCAATCAAGCCGACATGCTAAAATGATGCACATATGCCCCCAAACACACACTGATATAGAAACTTTTGCTGTATCTGGTACACTTGGGGTTGTTTCCGGGTTGCTGATGTTGACTCTTAAGCATTATGGAACACCTTTCTGGTGTTAAAATATTAAAAATGATAGGTGTACTTTTTTTCACAGCTGCAATGTTCAGTCCTGCTCACCTTATTGCAAAGAAATAAGCTTGAAATTGTTATTTGATACTCATGGTCATTACTGTTATGTTTGTCCATACAGGTTCTATGTAGCAGAGGTTCTCCTTGCACTGGAATATCTTCACATGCTTGGGATTGTTTATCGTGACCTCAAGCCGGAGAATGTCCTTGTAAGAGATGATGGACACATAATGCTTTCAGACTTTGATCTTTCCCTGCGCTGTGTTGTCAGCCCAACTCTAGTCAAGTCTTCAGTTCCTGAGTCTGATGCCTTGCGAAAGAACCCAGTTTACTGTGTGCAACCGACCTGCATTGAGCCCTCATGTATTCAGCCATCATGTGTGGTGCCTACAACATGTTTCTCCCCTCGTTTCTTTTCAAGTAAATCCAAAAAAGACCGAAAACCCAAGAATGAAATGGGAAACCAAGTCAGCCCATTGCCAGAACTTATTGCTGAGCCAACCAATGCTCGCTCGATGTCATTTGTTGGGACTCATGAGTATTTGGCACCAGAAATTATCAAAGGTGAAGGCCATGGCAGTGCTGTTGATTGGTGGACTTTTGGGATTTTCCTGTATGAGCTATTGTTCGGTAAGACCCCTTTCAAGGGATCAGGGAATCGAGCCACTCTGTTCAATGTTGTTGGTCAACCACTGAGATTCCCAGAGTCCCCAGTGGTCAGCTTCTCAGCAAGAGATCTGATAAGGGGCTTACTAGTGAAAGAACCGCAGCATAGGCTGGCATACAAGCGTGGAGCAACTGAGATTAAACAACATCCCTTCTTTGAAGGTGTCAATTGGGCATTGATTAGATGTGCAACCCCACCTGATATCCCAAAGCCAGTCGAGTTTGAGCGGCTATCAGCCCCCGTAATGTCATCTAGCGATAAAGCTACTGCTGCTGCCTCTCATCCAGACCAAAACAATTATCTGGAATTCGATTTCTTTTAATTATTTTCAGAACTGGTATGCCATTTTCTTTTCTTTATTGAGATGTAGAGTTTCTGAATATGTTGATCTTGTGGAATTTAGAGTTTGTTTTTACCTTCATAACAATCATATGTTTGGTGTTGTTATAAACAGATATTTGTATTGCAGCTCAAAGGTTGTTGCTGTGTCCAAAATGTGGATCCTGGTTCTATCTTTGATATGATAATAACAGTATATTACATTGAAAATGGCCCAAGAGATGTTCATCCAGCCCTTTTTTTCTTATACAAGAGACTAAAGAGAAAGCCTAGGAAATGTTCACAACTTCTTTGCATTAACTCTATGGTGTGCTAGAATCTGAGCTTATTTGGTTTCCAGGTAAGAACAAGACCCATGAAGAATGTGACTTCTAGAGTTTAGTTGTTTGAATTCAAAATTCAAGTACGTACACTGGAGCTTCCCAAATGTCTCACAAACACGACTATTATGAGCTATTATGAGTAGCCATTTTCGTAAGCAAATTCTCTTGCTCAACGTGGACCTAGGGTCAAACATATTCAGGTGAGGAGGTCAACTTTTTTTTTTTGGCAAATGAGGAGGTCAACTTTGACGGTTCTCGTATCAGTAATTTTGGGGTCCAAGGTGTTCTAGGATATTCTGTAACTTTCTAGATATTCTTTATGTGTGTCTTGGCTTTATGCCAATAGGATATGTAATTAGACTAGATCTATGTATTCATATCTTTACCATATTGGTATTGTGTAATTCCCTATATAAAGAGCTCCTATCAATGAATAAGATGATGATTCTCTTGTTATCTCTCATTTTCTACACTTTATACTTCATCACGTTATCGTGCACTTTGTTCTAACCCTAGAGCCAATTGCCCACCATTTGTTTTCCAAACCCTAAAATCGGGCAGCCTTGTTTTTCCCGATTTCCGACCAAAATTCCGATTGCCTTCCGCCGGAATTTTATATCCCCAGAAAGCTCTCTCCGTCCCGGATCCAACGCCGCCGACCTCATCCTGAGAACCGGCCGGAAAGTCACCGAACCGGCAGCCGGAAAATTCTAGACCGCCGCCGCTATCGACCACCGGTTCACCATCTTCCCTTGCTCCGTTCAACCTGAATTTTTGACAGCAGCTTCCTCATCCAGAGCTACTCCTTCTATCAAATTTTCAGCCCCAAATTCGAAGTATAAGTAGGCAAAACGTTGTTTCTCCTCTCGGCAGCCTCTAGAAACCAAAGATTTCAAGATTACTCATCTTCCAAGGAAACCAGAAATGTATGTTTTGAAACCTTAAACTTTTCCAAGTTCAATAACTCGGGGAGGATAAAATCCTTTCCTCCCTTCTCCATCTCCATTCTATGCTTGGGATTTTATGTGTGCAGGTACCAAAAATCCCGGAATTTTATTTGCGGGTCAAGAGTGTGTTTGATCACTCTTGCTTCCTTGTCCGGGTTGTGTATGATCAACCCCGACCTTTCTCCGGATTGTGTTTGATCAATCCGAGGCCTTTTCCGAATTGTGTTTGATCAATTCGCGGCTTTTTCCGGATTGTGTATGATCAATCCGAAGGACAAACCATTAAAATCATTATTTGTGACCTCTATCGAGTCTCATAACAACTTGGTTTTGTATGCAAGAGCAATGTAACATTCTGTTCATTGAGTTTTTGACGTACTCGATACCTAAGGCGAATCTTCGCTTGGTATCTATGGAACCTTTCACTGGAAAGGATTAAACCACATATTTTGACCCCCAGGCTAACAAGCCTAGATGCNNNNNNNNNNNNNNNNNNNNNNNNNNNNNNNNNNNNNNNNNNNNNNNNNNNNNNNNNNNNNNNNNNNNNNNNNNNNNNNNNNNNNNNNNNNNNNNNNNNNNNNNNNNNNNNNNNNNNNNNNNNNNNNNNNNNNNNNNNNNNNNNNNNNNNNNNNNNNNNNNNNNNNNNNNNNNNNNNNNNNNNNNNNNNNNNNNNNNNNNNNNNNNNNNNNNNNNNNNNNNNNNNNNNNNNNNNNNNNNNNNNNNNNNNNNNNNNNNNNNNNNNNNNNNNNNNNNNNNNNNNNNNNNNNNNNNNNNNNNNNNNNNNNNNNNNNNNNNNNNNNNNNNNNNNNNNNNNNNNNNNNNNNNNNNNNNNNNNNNNNNNNNNNNNNNNNNNNNNNNNNNNNNNNNNNNNNNNNNTAAAAACCGGAAAATTATCATCATGATCTAATCCTCTAGGTCCTCTGAGTTAGTTTATGTTCATGTCAGGGAGCTTTTTGCTAACTAGTCATGGAGTTTACGACCTTAGAATGACCGAAAGGACTTGGTTTTGATCATACACACGTCACTTGTGGCTAAGGCAAAAGCCTACACGCCACTTGCAAGCTTCACAGCTTCGCACATGCCAATTCTGCGAAAAACAGCAATCTGTCCCTTCTGGACAGTCAACTTCGTTTGAGCTTTGTGAACAGCTCCAGACGAACCAGACAGTGAGCTTTATATCATTAGAAAGCTCTACGAGTCTAGTTTTCAGAAAATTTTTCGGTTCATCCATATCTATTTTAACGAAGAAGTTATGGCTGTTTTAGTGCGCAAAGGTCATTCTGGGCGGAAATTTTTATGCACTCTCGAGATTGCAGCTTTTTGTAGCTTCGTTCAATCCTTCTAAATGGTTCAAGTGGAACTATTTACTCTCTTATCTACTCCATTTTGTAGATCTGTCTCATCGAGACATTGAGTGCTTCGCAGATAGTGGAACTATCCACAACATTCTAAGGAACTGACAACTATCTTTGGATTTTGTGCCTTTGTAAATCTTCTGTGACTATAATGATTGAATCATACCGATCATTCAAAGACGCGGTTTAGCTTGAATCTTGATGCCTCATGGCACCATGATTAATGTCACAGATACCCTCTATACATTGAGAGGCAATCAAACCATATTGAGCTTTAAAGACATTCCTGCTAATAGTTTTCATTTGAAAACACATTGTGAGAATGAACAAGAATTCTTTTGTGTATACCTTCTCATGAATGCGGACTGAAGCGCATCTTGGAGAAATTCATGAGTCAATCTAGTGGACTGTATGTCACTATGATTCGAATATCGAATCCCATGTTGTCGCCAAACATGATATTTGGGACATTGACTCATATAGGCTTTGGTTTGACCAAATTGGTCAACCTGGAAGAGATAATGGTCCAAATTTTGAGAAATTCTCATGGACATCCATTCTTCCGCTCAAAACGAAGACATTCGAGATCTAGCATCACCATGAAGCATGGTGGTGACCCGGGGGACATTGACGTCACCCGAACACGACTCCAACTTCCTGGAGGTCGTACGGTCAATTCCTCAAGCAATTGAGGTGCACCGGCCTTTCCTCGATGTCGCATTGGCCCTCTGCAATGCTCATTACTCGTTTTGAAAGCCTATTGTTTAGCTAAATTAGGAGTGAGACCCTCCTACGCTAAATAACACAAAAGTGAACATTCTATTCTTACATAAAATTATGTAGATAGATACAACCAACTTGCGGACACCTTTTATGACACGACCCACCCCGAATTTCACCCTGAAACCCGGAGTAAGTCGTGCGGGGACCACCTCCAAAGAAAATTTACCGAAAAGATTGGTAAAACCTCCCTTGAAGATGGACAACCCTAACCCGAAAAATCTCCAATTCACACACTTACTACAGCACTTCCAAAAATATCACACAATTATCCAGCTAAATAAAGGCAAATATTATTCTTCAGCAATTCTAAACATAAAGTCAACCGACCGAGCACACCACCGGAATAATATACAATAATCCCAAAGTATTCAGAGCTACTAGACACTAGCGGAAGCAAGAAAACACTAGTAGGTTAAATAGGTAACCTACTGATGAAAACTGGCGGAAAAGCGGGTAACTATGCCTCGTCTCCTACTAGGTCCAACCTGAACTTTGCAGACTGGGCAATTTAAAACGAAGAGCCCAGGGGAAAACATGTGGAAACAGTTAGAGTGAGTGGACAAAACAAAATAAATTAAATAAAAATATTTCTTTATGCTTCCCCAATTTAATTTCCAAATAAAATAATACTGCATGCAATCGCTCAAAAGCGCTTAACTCAAAAACTGGCAACTTCACGACCAGCACCGGCTAGTCTCCAAAACTTAATAAAATACAGCCTCTCAGGCTAAATTATATATAAACATATATAAGTATATGTATTTACACTCGTCAGACTCCTTGTATGAATTCTAAGAACAAATTAGAAAAATAGAAATTCATACAAGGCTACTACGTTTGCGTCTAACGCTCACGTCACACCATAATGGAATTGTACCTCAGTATGACGGAAAAGGCACGAGTGTATATACGTGTGGACTCCCTATATGAAAACCTAAATAAACCAAATAAAAAAATAGTTTTCATATAGGGCTACTACGCTTGTGTCTAACACTCACGTCACACCATAATGGTATTTTACCTCATTATGGCGGATCAGCACGTATGGCTAGCTAGCATTTACATATACATACTATCATCATAAACATCCAATAACATATCCACCGAAATCTCATTTTCGGGATCNNNNNNNNNNNNNNNNNNNNTATATACGTGTGGACTCCCTATATGAAAACCTAAATAAACCAAATAAAAAAAAATAAGTTTTCTATATAGGGCTACTACGCTTGTGTCTAACACTCACGTCACACCATAATGGTATTTTACCTCATTATGGCGGATCAGCACGTATGGCTAGCTAGCATTTACATATACATACTATCATCATAAACATCCAATAAACATATCCACCGAAAATCTCATTTTCGGGATCTCTCCAAAGGAGGAAATTGCCAAATATCCGAGAAATAAATAAATCTCAGGAAAAGAATTAAATGATCAACAGATAATTCATCGCATACTTTTCAATTAAAATAAAGGTCCACTCACAAATTAGGCCTAAGCCTGATGACGCTCCGAGGCTTCCTCTGCTCGGGCCTCCTCTCGTCCTGTTCCAAATATATAATTAATTCCCACCAAAAAACCAATATTTAAACAAAATGGGCAAAATTAAACGTGAGCCTCCCACACACTCATCGTTGCCCAAATTCGCCATTCTTAACTCAATACAGCTCAAACTTCGCCGAACATACCGGCAGCCGTAAAAACAACTTTCCACAGAATACGACTTAAATCCTACGGCCGGATTCTACATTAATTAACCGCCAAAATACCAAACTTCGAAAATTCACAAATCTATCTAAAACTCATCCAAAAATTCCATAACTCACTTCAATAAACTCCCCTTAATATTCCACATTTAAAAACATAAAAAATCTCCCAACCGGCGGCGGCCGGAGGCCAATTTTGGCGACCTCTAAAACCTATGAAATTTTGACAGAATAATCTTCTCATCATGCTCTACAACTTTCCTGACCAGCACAAACCCAAAATCCAAGCCTAACTAGGGCAATCGAACACAAACACCTAAAAGCCCTATAAATTTCAACTCCACATTTCTCCTTACCTAGCTCAAGAGAGGGAGAGTCCTTTTAGGGCAAGGCTGCTGGGTTGGAGGGCTACAAAACCGTACCAAGCTTGCCCGGATTGGTGGCCGGAGGAGGGAGTTCCGGCGAAAAGCTTCCCGACGTTTCCGGCGGGTTTTCTCCTCTTCCGGCGGGTTAGAGGCTCGGGGGCTAGGCCGGGGAGGGAGAGGAGGAGATGGGGGTCCGAACTGGGGTGGAGCGGCGGCCGATGGCTGGCCGGACGGCGGCAGCTGGTGGCTGGGAGCTTCCGGTGGAGAGAGAGCACGGGAGGGAGAAGGAAGAGAAAAGAGAGAAGAAGAGAAAGGGAGGAAATGGGTTGGGCCTCCCAACCGGTCCAACCTTATATCAACCCAACTCAAAAAATAAAACACCCCGAAAAATAATACCCGAATAAAATTACCTTTTACTAGCTAAAATTTACCATTTTTACCGTCGTCATATTTTCCTCTTATGAATAATCCTCCGCACATAATCATCCCCGAAACCCCTCTAGGGACCAATTAAACTATTAACTCAATGACGGAGACGGTAAAATTCTGATTATAAACCAGCTAGTAAATAAGGTAAAAAATATAAGAGTCGGGATGTGACAATTCTTTTCGGTAAATTTTCCTTGGAGGTGGTCCCCGCACGACTTACTCCGGGTTTCAGGGTGAAATTCGGGGTGGGTCGTGTCATTTTATGCTTTATGGTGTTGGTTGAAGTGTTAGCACACTGGTCACGTGTTAGCACACTGGTCACGTGTTACACTATTATCTGCTGCTTATGCTGCATATACTTCTACGGGCTAACTACCCATTATTTAAAGAAGTTTATTGGGATATAAGTTGAAGTGTCATGTACCCCATGTTCACACGCAATACGGTCTCACCGAGGCTACGACCAAGCAACTTTAGCTTGTCGCTCGAATATTATTGATGCGCACCAACCTTTCTATTGCGTCTTAGGGCTATGCAATATTTGCATGCAGCTTTACTATTCGTCTACAATCCACCATCATTGAATATTTTTGTACTACAGCTCGTGACTGTGTACCAGGATTGCAATCCTTGAGCTCAAACAAGATTGAAACGGATCTCCAATCCTTGAGCTCAACTAGATGTTTATTCTAAGTGCCAAATCGCACTGCCACTGCGCACAATGATGGGTCATTTAAGATGAATAAGTATTTAGGTTGGATGTAAACCTCCACCTATAAATCCGCATATGTAGAAACCTTGTCAGGCAATCTCATTCACCGCTAAATTGCGGATTGTCACTTTGATGAGACAATATTCCCGCCGTTAGGAGGAGATAAGAACACAAGTGTTCAAGTGGAAAGACGTGAATTGTCGTGGTTTGTCCCCACTAAGTCTCATCTTGATCCCAAATGCTTAAAGTGTTAAAGTGACGAGATCACATGCTGCAAATATGTCTGCAAGGATTGATGTCCCATCAAGAGGACATGACGCGACCAAAAGGTGTTGGTCTTGACGCCATCACCATGGATGGTGATATAGTGACGCCATATAATGGCAAAATTAGTGTCACAAGGCCGTGTGGCTCCCCAAAAGGAGGGAGGCCCTTAGGTTCGATATTTTCTCGCACTAGGAAGAAAGCGAGCTTGGCACAACCTGATCCATTGATCAGTGATACTCATATCTGTCTCATGAAGTCTGAATTGTGATTATCGTTGGGGGACGCCTCAATGTCAAATCCAATCCATATAGAGATCTCTACAAAGTATTACACTAGTGTACATGAGGACGTGGGATAATGAGTCTACTATCGAACCACCTTTCGTTGATGGATATCAACTTAGTTGATTGGCCTAATGGAAAGATGTGATCCAGCATTAACAAAGAGATAGGTCCTTGGGCAGGTGATGCCGACACCGCAAGCTAAACCCTATCAACTATGCCTTTGTTAGATAGCGTAGTGAGAAAAAGAGCTTAGACTCATCTTATGGCGTAAGGTCTCTCACTAACACGCACTGGGATCGACTACGATGAGATATGCTCTCGTAATGGATGTCATTGAACTCCACTACTTTGTCAGTTTGGTAGTTTCCGAATAACTGAACAAGCAGCCTATGAATGTGGTCATAATAACATCTCTACGGGATCAGAGATATGCATGAAGGTCTTGAATAGACTTCATTCATCCAAATCAAGTGGCTTCAGACCACAGGTTCATGCGTTTACTAAATGTATTGAAACGCACATGGACTCTACTTGATTTGGAAGGGATATGGTGAATTATGCCTTTGCGTGTTCATTCCGGATTTACATGGACTCTTGATGGATCAAGAGATGCCAATATGTATCAACATCTGAAGAAAAAGATCTTGAGAAGACACAGTCTCGATAAGACACTCGATGACTGTATTGATGATGATTTTCCATCAATCGGCTTAGGCACTTTATAACTAATGAGGCCTACATATACTTCCATGATTAGTCAAGGTCTTACTCTAAAGAGAGATCCGTTGTTTTGTCTAAAGCAATATGACAAATATATGTTAAGAGATGGAGTTCACATCTAAGTACAATTAGACGCATCAATGTACTCAACACAATACGAAAGACTTGACATCTCATTCGCTATGAAAAGTTGTAAAGCTAAGTGTAGCTATGCGCCCACGCAATGCCAATGTAATGGCAGTAACTCCTTTTTCAATACTTAATGGTATGAAAGGTTGAGGCTTATTCTATCCCTACATAAGAAAGACACATCAATAGCGAAATCAGAATCTGCCAAGTTTCGTAGGTCAAGCTCCACGGGACTTACAGGAAACCTCACTCACTGGAATATGGTAAAATTGGTACCATTGGAAAGGTCTATGTGTCTACTTTCTAGGAACACCAACCATTTGATCATACCTATCATATTGAGTGAGTTATGGCCGTTTTCGTAAAGTAGGACGAATCTGTCCGAGAATCTGATTTTGGCAAAACAGTCAACTTCGACCGGACATTTTGAATAGCTCCTGACGAACCAGAATGTGTGTAATATATGGTTGGAAAGCAAAATGTGTCTAGTTTCCAAAACCATTTACGGTTCGTTCATATGTATTTCCTAGAGGAAGTTATGACTGTTCTAGTAACTGAAGGTCATGCTGCGCGGAAATCTGATTTCCTGCACGAACTTATGTCTTGAGTTCACAAGCGGCCTTCTCCTCAAGATCTAAGTGTAAAAGATCATTTGAGGACAATACGGCATGATTTAGTTAATCATTGCCTAATGCCACATTTGAAAACATGTTAAAGAGNNNNNNNNNNNNNNNNNNNNNNNNNNNNNNNNNNNNNNNNNNNCGTTGTACTCTTTTCTTCCTACGATCAAGGTTCAGTTTTCTCCCACAGGGTTTTGTGACTTGACGAGGTTTTGACGAGGCAACAGATCAGCACTATCGGCATATCAGCGCGCAGCACAAGGGGGAGTGTTCTAGGATATTCTGTATCTTTCTAGATATTCTTTATGTGTGCCTTGGCCTTATGCCAATAGGATATGTAATTAGACTAGATCTATGTATTCATATCCTTACCATATTGGTATTGTGTAATTCCCTATATAAAGAGCTCCTATCAATGAATAAGATGATGATTCTCTTGTTATCTCTCATTCTCTACACTTTATACTTCATCACAAGGATATATTTTCTGTTAAATAGTTTGCGTTGATCAGATTTTTATCAAAAGTCTGGTACTGTTTGGTTCAGTGGCATAAGTCTCTCTTTGTAAATGAGAGGTCGTAAGTTCGACTCACAATAGACTCGTTATAGCATAGTAGTTGTTTATTTGATGTAAAAAATAATAATTCATCAAAGGGATATATATCTAGTTGTGTTCTTTTCTTTGATAAATGAGGTCATTTTTTTATATAGTTTAGCAAACAATACAATTACGATACATCTATAAAGGGTCGTTAAAAAAAGTGGTTACATGGAGCACAAGTAAATGATAATATGCTCTCATGTGTTGACATTATTTCAAATGAACTTATTTCACATACCATGTGTTTAAAAAACATTGTTGGTGTCTTGACAAAATTTCCCAATATCCTATTTCATAGCAGTATTCTCCTGACCAGCGTCGGCGAGTGTTGTGACAGGAACCTCCGCTTCGTTGTCTGACATCGATCCAGGCTCGACCAGGCTTTGATGCTACCTAACGCAACGGGAAATACGGGGGGCTAACAAGCGTTAAACCCTAGAAACAATGGAGAGCTTACAAGCGTAAACTCATAAATAGAACTCTGGAATTT from Fragaria vesca subsp. vesca linkage group LG3, FraVesHawaii_1.0, whole genome shotgun sequence harbors:
- the LOC101294925 gene encoding protein kinase G11A-like; the protein is MGSRIEEGNSRRPPPLQISKTSKSEPVTPKKMPSNLQPAVSKQVSGEALEERKLKTQQDSAKYLAAKLESSLSMGGPTQVPANVGLAVSETGNFPDGGGNQVKRTLENGNSSAKVSDGASSLAKTSGSAKISDRAEFVESGKSSICRGSTSTDVSDESTCSSFSSAINKPHKANDIHWEAIQAVRARDSVFGLGHFRLLKKLGCGDIGSVYLSELSGTKCYFAMKVMDKASLANRKKLLRAQTEREILQCLDHPFLPTLYTHFETEKYSCLVMEFCPGGDLHTLRQRQPGKYFSEQAVKFYVAEVLLALEYLHMLGIVYRDLKPENVLVRDDGHIMLSDFDLSLRCVVSPTLVKSSVPESDALRKNPVYCVQPTCIEPSCIQPSCVVPTTCFSPRFFSSKSKKDRKPKNEMGNQVSPLPELIAEPTNARSMSFVGTHEYLAPEIIKGEGHGSAVDWWTFGIFLYELLFGKTPFKGSGNRATLFNVVGQPLRFPESPVVSFSARDLIRGLLVKEPQHRLAYKRGATEIKQHPFFEGVNWALIRCATPPDIPKPVEFERLSAPVMSSSDKATAAASHPDQNNYLEFDFF